A genome region from Solanum pennellii chromosome 12, SPENNV200 includes the following:
- the LOC107006851 gene encoding polygalacturonase-like, which yields MTNKLITPFIIFLFSSILNLFIKPSNASTTYNVLTFGAKPNGQIDATQSFLNAWRAACTSVEPATIYVPKGRYLIKEATFRGPCKSKITVKIDGTLVAPLDYWGIGNSGYWILFIKVDGISVIGGSIDAKGDGFWACRKSGNNNCPVGARSITFNWANDVVVSGLLSINSQVTHLVINSCNNVMVKNVKVIAPDQSPNTDGIHVQSSTNVTIIGCRIKTGDDCISIGPGTRNLWMENILCGPGHGVSIGSLGREYEEDGVQNVTLSYSIFTGSDNGLRIKSWARPSTSFVKNINYRNIVMKYVDNPIIIDQNYCPNNKNCPQQTSGVKISDVIYKNIEGTSTTEVAMNFDCSPSNPCQGIQIQDIKLTYMNKKAKSFCNNIQGTKKGVIWPATCI from the exons ATGACTAATAAGCTTATAAcacctttcattattttcctcttttcttctatacttaatttattcataaaaccATCAAATGCATCAACAACCTACAATGTATTAACCTTTGGTGCAAAACCAAATGGCCAAATTGATGCAACTCAATCATTTCTAAATGCATGGAGAGCTGCTTGTACCTCAGTTGAACCAGCGACGATTTACGTTCCGAAGGGACgttatttaataaaagaagCAACATTTAGAGGTCcatgtaaaagtaaaattaCAGTTAAGATTGATGGAACTCTTGTTGCACCATTGGATTATTGGGGAATTGGTAATTCTGGTTATTGGATTTTGTTTATTAAGGTTGATGGGATTTCAGTTATAGGTGGGAGTATTGATGCTAAAGGAGATGGTTTTTGGGCTTGTAGGAAGTCAGGAAATAATAATTGTCCAGTTGGAGCTAGG TCTATAACCTTCAATTGGGCTAATGATGTTGTGGTAAGTGGTTTACTATCAATCAACAGCCAGGTAACACACCTTGTGATCAATAGTTGCAACAATGTAATGGTTAAAAATGTAAAAGTAATAGCCCCAGATCAAAGCCCAAACACAGATGGAATTCATGTTCAATCATCAACAAATGTTACTATCATTGGTTGTAGAATCAAAACTGGAGATGATTGTATATCTATTGGTCCTGGTACGAGAAATCTTTGGATGGAGAATATTTTATGCGGACCTGGACATGGTGTTAG CATTGGAAGTCTAGGAAGGGAATATGAAGAAGATGGGGTGCAAAATGTAACATTATCTTATTCAATATTCACAGGATCTGATAATGGATTAAGAATTAAATCTTGGGCAAGACCTAGCACAagttttgtcaaaaatattaattatcgtAACATCGTTATGAAGTACGTTGATAATCCAATCATTATTGATCAGAATTATTGCCCAAACAACAAAAATTGTCCACAACAG ACATCTGGTGTGAAGATTAGTGAtgtaatatacaaaaatatagaaGGGACATCAACAACAGAAGTTGCTATGAACTTTGACTGCAGCCCAAGCAATCCATGCCAAGGAATCCAAATACAAGACATAAAGCTCACTTATATGAACAAAAAAGCAAAATCATTTTGCAACAACATTCAAGGAACTAAAAAAGGAGTTATTTGGCCTGCTACTtgtatatga
- the LOC114075254 gene encoding uncharacterized protein LOC114075254 has protein sequence MITLFKNSYLLRVSHRVGEVEQPLEEGNGDSLDFEEDDIDDVSDQDDSEIDEELRAFREKLREDKKNESAKKKKRTKKPLKDQSVELGEVGIDKGFENIFNNKAAKYNGKLGGDEVFIDSSDEPSEDSDEELYVLAQPGVDLPSRRKSNKLRYDSSSSISFFELGMIFESATQFRKAVADYAVQHKVQLRLKPNEPHRVRVKCEGKCKWKIFTSLDKDSGNFFVKKYYPAHRCISKNRNRLCTTKYVEMKMRDRIMSQPDMRVHKLQQTLRKEWGLKVGRSICYRAKMNVIAKFLGDWKLEFSRLLDYADIIKSTNPGSSYWVRTDNETVPGLHLFKYFYVCFVALKNGWLEGCRKIIGLDGCFLMGACREELLVAVGKNGNNQMYPIAWAVVDQETKHSWSWFLSYLIEDLQLGDGNGITIMSDMQKGLEVAVEVLLPNAERRMCARHIWANWQKRWRGEERRKTFWRCSKASFQVKLRDEFEYMGKLGHKICEAVL, from the exons atgataaCACTCTTCAAAAATAGTTATTTGCTCAG GGTTTCACACAGGGTAGGTGAAGTTGAACAACCATTAGAAGAAGGAAATGGTGATTCTCTTGACTTTGAAGAGGATGACATAGATGATGTTTCAGATCAGGATGATAgtgaaattgatgaagaacTGAGAGCTTTTAGAGAAAAACTTAGGGAAGACAAAAAGAATGAATctgcaaagaaaaaaaagagaactaaAAAACCCTTAAAGGATCAAAGTGTTGAGCTTGGAGAAGTTGGCATAGATAAGGGATTTGAAAATATCTTCAACAATAAGGCAGCCAAATATAATGGAAAATTGGGAGGTGATGAAGTGTTTATTGATTCATCAGATGAACCAAGTGAAGATAGTGATGAGGAGCTATATGTTTTAGCACAACCGGGTGTTGATTTACCTTCAAGAAGAAAAAGCAACAAACTGAGGTatgattcttcttcttctatttcttTCTTTGAGTTGGGAATGATATTTGAGAGTGCAACTCAATTTAGAAAGGCTGTTGCTGATTATGCTGTTCAACATAAGGTTCAGTTAAGGCTTAAACCCAATGAACCTCATAGAGTTAGGGTAAAATGTGAAGGGAAGTGTAAATGGAAAATCTTTACAAGCTTGGATAAAGATTCtggaaatttttttgtaaagaaaTACTATCCTGCTCATAGATGTATTTCAAAGAATAGGAACAGGTTGTGCACAACCAAATATGTGGAAATGAAGATGAGGGATAGAATAATGTCTCAGCCTGACATGAGAGTTCATAAGCTTCAACAGACACTAAGAAAAGAATGGGGATTAAAAGTGGGAAGATCAATATGTTACAGGGCAAAAATGAATGTCATTGCCAAGTTCTTGGGTGATTGGAAACTTGAGTTTTCAAGGTTGTTAGACTATGCTGATATAATTAAGAGTACAAATCCTGGGAGTTCTTATTGGGTAAGAACTGATAATGAAACAGTCCCTGGCTTACActtgttcaaatatttttatgtctGTTTTGTTGCATTGAAAAATGGATGGCTAGAAGGTTGTAGGAAGATTATAGGATTGGATGGATGCTTTTTGATGGGTGCTTGTAGAGAAGAATTATTAGTGGCTGTTGGAAAAAATGGAAACAATCAAATGTATCCAATAGCTTGGGCTGTGGTTGATCAAGAAACTAAACACTCTTGGAGTTGGTTCTTAAGCTATCTCATTGAAGACTTGCAACTTGGTGATGGAAATGGCATAACAATCATGTCTGACATGCAAAAG GGTCTTGAGGTGGCAGTGGAAGTCTTACTTCCTAATGCTGAAAGAAGAATGTGTGCAAGACATATTTGGGCAAACTGGCAAAAAAGATGGAGAGGTGAGGAAAGGAGAAAAACATTTTGGAGGTGCTCCAAAGCTAGTTTTCAGGTTAAATTAAGAGATGAATTCGAATATATGGGGAAATTGGGTCATAAAATATGTGAGGCAGTGCTTTGA
- the LOC114075390 gene encoding uncharacterized protein LOC114075390, with amino-acid sequence MSCSKCHQVGHNKRTCISVPSEQPTQQPARPFQQPPVRQPSQPPVRQPSTGNASSLCADTSKVKGRKKKQSTARASSSSVAWTSSSSVGMPPPSSVGRPPTSLVGMQPAASVGRKRTRDVGFGVYTDIQSGRQVINPGRSSERVISSGTGVAFKDASQTNVDLGFKPPSLKWKGKDAMTGNQLQQLSKKKVQSKSKGKWVP; translated from the exons ATGTCATGTTCCAAATGCCATCAAGTTGGGCATAACAAAAGAACTTGTATATCAGTG CCTTCTGAACAACCCACACAACAGCCTGCAAGGCCCTTTCAACAACCACCAGTGAGGCAGCCTTCACAACCACCAGTGAGGCAGCCTAGCACTGGAAATGCCTCTTCTTTATGTGCAGATACTTCAAAGGTTAAAGGAAGGAAAAAGAAGCAGTCAACTGCAAGGGCATCATCTTCTTCAGTTGCATGGACATCATCTTCTTCAGTTGGAATGCCACCACCTTCTTCAGTTGGAAGGCCACCAACTTCTTTAGTTGGAATGCAACCAGCTGCTTCAGTTGGAAGGAAAAGAACAAGAGATGTGGGATTTGGTGTTTACACAGACATACAATCTGGAAGACAAGTGATTAAC CCAGGAAGATCAAGTGAAAGAGTTATCTCAAGTGGAACAGGGGTGGCATTTAAAGATGCATCACAAACAAATGTTGATCTTGGATTCAAGCCACCTAGTTTAAAATGGAAAGGAAAAGATGCAATGACTGGAAATCAACTTCAACAATTGTCAAAGAAAAAGGTGCAAAGCAAATCCAAGGGAAAGTGGGTTCCATAA